The proteins below are encoded in one region of Streptomyces marianii:
- a CDS encoding helix-turn-helix domain-containing protein produces the protein MAIEDNPQSRETYGVELRRRREAAGLTQEELSRRVVMSRTHIAHIEAGRRRPDVEDARRLDGVLDSGGFFERFLPSLKEGKVAEHFAEALELERRAKVIREYAPKLVPGVLQTAAYAREVLGSGFPAKTAEERDRLLATRLERSVILADFHAPVFWALLDEAVLRRPIGGPDVMGEQLRHVADLGESHRIRVHVLPFTAGFHALVEGFVSLMWFDDLPPVAYVEGLKTGRVLEVPSVVRDCQVAYDHALGDALSHRESLALIRSVAEEYEHAQS, from the coding sequence GCTCAGGCGCCGTCGTGAGGCGGCCGGTCTCACCCAGGAGGAGCTGAGCCGGCGCGTGGTCATGTCCCGCACCCACATCGCGCACATCGAGGCGGGCAGGCGCAGGCCGGATGTCGAGGACGCGCGGCGGCTGGACGGCGTGCTGGACAGCGGTGGTTTCTTCGAGCGCTTCCTGCCGTCGCTGAAGGAGGGCAAGGTCGCGGAGCACTTCGCGGAGGCGCTGGAGCTGGAGCGCCGGGCGAAGGTGATCCGGGAGTACGCGCCGAAGCTGGTTCCGGGCGTCCTCCAGACGGCGGCGTACGCCCGGGAGGTGCTCGGGTCCGGTTTTCCGGCCAAGACGGCCGAGGAGCGCGACAGACTGCTCGCGACACGCCTTGAACGCTCCGTCATCCTGGCCGACTTCCACGCTCCGGTGTTCTGGGCGCTGCTGGACGAGGCGGTGCTGCGTCGTCCCATCGGTGGTCCGGACGTCATGGGCGAACAACTCAGGCACGTTGCGGACTTGGGCGAGAGCCATCGCATCCGAGTGCATGTGCTCCCCTTCACGGCCGGTTTCCACGCCCTGGTGGAGGGCTTCGTCTCGCTCATGTGGTTCGACGATCTGCCACCGGTCGCGTACGTGGAGGGCCTGAAGACGGGGCGAGTGCTCGAAGTCCCTTCCGTGGTGCGCGATTGCCAGGTCGCATACGATCACGCACTGGGGGACGCGCTCTCGCACCGCGAGTCCCTGGCTCTGATCAGGTCTGTCGCGGAGGAGTACGAGCATGCACAGTCATGA
- a CDS encoding DUF397 domain-containing protein: MHSHEQVVPDAAAMWRKSSYSGGSSGDCVEVNDSCPTRVPVRDSKNPRGPVVVFGASAWTAFVGSLKAHPCNPA; encoded by the coding sequence ATGCACAGTCATGAGCAGGTCGTCCCCGACGCCGCCGCCATGTGGCGCAAGTCCAGCTACAGCGGCGGCAGCAGCGGCGACTGCGTCGAAGTCAACGACTCCTGCCCCACCCGCGTCCCCGTCCGGGACAGCAAGAACCCCCGTGGTCCCGTCGTCGTTTTCGGCGCGTCCGCCTGGACGGCCTTCGTCGGCTCCCTCAAGGCCCATCCGTGCAACCCTGCGTGA
- a CDS encoding calcium-binding protein, producing MTKKTRVRVARIAAGAVIAAGASLTAAGAAQALGAGDLGVSAEVTQEGAEIGLGIREGEDAGTSLGQTSGGTTDGGATDGGATDGGATDGGATDGGATDGGAADGGATDGGATDGGVTDGGTTDGGATDGGATDGGATDGGATDGGATDGGATDGGNANSGGNANSGGNANSGGNANSGGNANSGGNANSGGATGGDQGGSTEGSATTGGSAATGGGDGGSDGCTVSIEGAECADNTDTDSAGSQPVEQGKAKEELAETGAAETTFLLVGAATMIAGGIGFRMLPRLVGGRAAV from the coding sequence ATGACCAAGAAGACGCGGGTTCGCGTCGCGCGGATAGCCGCCGGAGCGGTGATCGCCGCCGGTGCTTCCCTGACCGCTGCGGGCGCGGCGCAGGCCCTCGGTGCCGGTGACCTGGGCGTCAGCGCTGAGGTGACGCAGGAGGGTGCTGAGATCGGTCTCGGCATCCGTGAGGGCGAGGACGCCGGGACCAGCCTCGGTCAGACGAGCGGCGGCACCACTGACGGTGGTGCGACCGACGGTGGTGCGACCGACGGTGGGGCCACTGACGGTGGTGCGACCGACGGCGGGGCCACGGACGGTGGAGCCGCGGACGGTGGAGCCACGGACGGTGGAGCGACCGACGGTGGAGTGACCGACGGCGGCACCACTGACGGTGGAGCGACCGACGGTGGTGCGACCGACGGTGGTGCGACCGACGGTGGTGCGACCGACGGTGGGGCCACGGACGGTGGTGCGACCGACGGCGGTAACGCCAATTCCGGCGGTAACGCCAACTCGGGTGGCAACGCCAATTCCGGTGGCAACGCCAATTCCGGCGGTAACGCCAACTCGGGCGGTAACGCCAACTCCGGCGGCGCCACCGGCGGTGACCAGGGCGGTTCCACCGAGGGCTCCGCGACCACCGGCGGTTCCGCCGCGACCGGTGGCGGCGACGGCGGCTCCGACGGCTGCACCGTGAGCATCGAGGGTGCCGAGTGCGCCGACAACACCGACACCGACTCCGCCGGCTCCCAGCCGGTCGAGCAGGGCAAGGCCAAGGAGGAGCTGGCCGAGACCGGCGCCGCCGAGACCACGTTCCTGCTGGTCGGCGCCGCGACGATGATCGCCGGCGGCATCGGCTTCCGTATGCTGCCCCGCCTCGTCGGCGGCCGCGCCGCTGTCTGA